In Acidobacteriota bacterium, the following proteins share a genomic window:
- a CDS encoding RNA polymerase sigma factor gives MPAIDIQRNEEANMALLRRCKSNDPDACSELFSRYNRRIFNTAYRILGEEASAEDALQETLINVFRGISSFRGDSKISTWISRITINVCLGMLRKGKNHREVDLDEDLARRLPAQPTAFTDPLASTSLAELRSAVRETFRRMSGKQGDVVRMHDMEGSTIQEIAEILDCPAGTVKSRLFYGRQEFKDIFRSLTSGGGRTPAPSLN, from the coding sequence ATGCCGGCAATCGATATCCAGAGAAACGAAGAAGCCAACATGGCCCTGCTTCGCCGCTGTAAATCCAACGACCCCGACGCCTGCAGCGAGCTCTTCTCGCGTTACAACCGGAGGATCTTCAACACGGCCTACCGGATCCTGGGCGAAGAGGCTTCGGCCGAAGACGCCCTGCAGGAGACCCTGATCAATGTTTTTCGGGGGATTTCCAGTTTCCGCGGGGACTCCAAAATCTCGACCTGGATCAGCCGCATCACGATCAACGTCTGCCTGGGAATGCTGCGCAAGGGGAAAAACCACCGGGAGGTGGACCTCGACGAGGACCTGGCGCGCCGCCTCCCGGCGCAGCCCACGGCCTTCACCGATCCGCTGGCCTCGACTTCGCTCGCGGAGCTGCGCTCGGCGGTCCGGGAGACGTTCCGGCGCATGTCGGGGAAACAGGGGGATGTCGTACGCATGCACGACATGGAGGGGAGCACCATCCAGGAGATCGCCGAAATCCTCGACTGTCCCGCCGGCACCGTCAAGTCGCGCCTTTTTTACGGCCGGCAGGAATTCAAGGACATTTTCCGCTCCCTGACGAGCGGGGGCGGACGGACTCCCGCGCCCAGCCTGAATTAG
- the mnmA gene encoding tRNA 2-thiouridine(34) synthase MnmA, whose protein sequence is MERVAIAMSGGVDSSVAAVILKNSGYDLVGFSLKFRDQETGLPGDLRDARAVAARLGIPFHVADLREEFEREIVRPFVEAYRSGLTPSPCVRCNSLMKFDRLLLLAGKVGAGRIATGHYARLGRDSSSGRFVLSEARDRNKDQSYFLFELTQDQLARALFPLGDLDKQEVRRIARAQEIPVAEKPESQEICFVPDGDYASFVEAHGAPGGAGGGPGTPGDGPVVDVDGRVLGRHRGLHRYTVGQRRGLGIAHREPLYVLELRTGDNTVVVGERALLGSRRCRVVRPNWIAIPSLDGPLAVRARIRSRHEAAPAVISPLEDGGVEVVFDSPQPAVTPGQACVFYRDGAVVGGGWIRKSATGARPPESSGASAEGR, encoded by the coding sequence ATGGAAAGGGTGGCCATTGCCATGAGCGGCGGTGTGGACAGTTCCGTCGCCGCCGTCATCCTGAAGAACTCCGGCTATGACCTGGTCGGTTTTTCCCTGAAGTTCCGGGATCAGGAGACGGGACTCCCCGGGGACCTGCGGGACGCCCGCGCGGTGGCCGCCCGGCTCGGGATACCGTTTCACGTGGCCGACCTGAGGGAGGAGTTCGAGCGGGAGATCGTGCGCCCCTTCGTCGAGGCTTACCGCAGCGGCCTGACCCCCTCCCCCTGCGTCCGATGCAATTCCCTGATGAAATTCGACCGGCTGCTCCTGCTTGCGGGGAAGGTGGGGGCGGGGCGCATCGCCACCGGGCATTACGCGCGGCTCGGGCGCGACAGTTCGAGCGGGAGGTTCGTGCTCTCCGAGGCCCGGGACCGGAACAAGGACCAGTCCTATTTTCTATTCGAACTCACCCAGGACCAGCTCGCCCGGGCCCTGTTCCCGCTCGGCGACCTGGACAAGCAGGAGGTGCGCCGGATCGCGCGCGCCCAGGAGATCCCGGTCGCCGAAAAACCGGAGAGCCAGGAGATCTGCTTCGTCCCCGACGGGGACTACGCCTCCTTCGTGGAGGCTCACGGCGCTCCGGGCGGCGCGGGGGGAGGACCGGGGACGCCCGGAGACGGCCCCGTCGTGGACGTCGATGGCCGCGTCCTGGGGCGGCACAGGGGGCTCCACCGCTACACGGTCGGCCAGCGGCGGGGATTGGGCATCGCCCACCGGGAGCCGCTCTACGTCCTCGAGCTGCGGACCGGCGACAATACCGTGGTCGTGGGGGAACGGGCGCTGCTCGGTTCGCGCCGTTGCCGCGTGGTCCGGCCCAACTGGATCGCCATCCCCTCGCTCGATGGGCCCCTCGCCGTCAGGGCCAGGATACGGTCGAGGCACGAGGCCGCGCCGGCCGTCATCTCGCCGCTCGAAGACGGCGGCGTGGAGGTGGTTTTCGATTCGCCGCAGCCGGCGGTCACCCCGGGCCAGGCGTGCGTGTTTTACCGGGACGGGGCCGTCGTCGGGGGGGGGTGGATCCGAAAGAGCGCGACCGGTGCCCGCCCGCCGGAGTCGTCAGGCGCGTCGGCGGAGGGGAGATGA